In a single window of the Chondrocystis sp. NIES-4102 genome:
- a CDS encoding cytochrome c oxidase subunit II: MNIPSNIITLIAGVALTLISLWYGQNHGLLPIAASSDAGDVDELFNFMMTIATGLFLIVEGVLVYSLFKFRRRQGDTTDGPPIEGNVPLEIVWTAIPTVIVFILAIYSFEIYNRMGGLDPMVAGDPGPNQLAHAHHHAPQLVALDPQKQNIALGLGVSPGSKQGIEPLEIKVNGIQYAWVFTYPESGVISGEIHVPVNRPVALTMTGGDVIHAFWLPEFRIKQDVIPGRETKLVFTPNKVGQYPVICAELCGAYHGGMKTQLYVQTQEEYEQWIRDNTFAMNENTDQSPVAVNPTSNSQFLAPYAQDLGVNADTLAQLKP, encoded by the coding sequence GTGAACATTCCCAGTAATATAATTACTCTCATTGCCGGCGTTGCTCTCACCTTAATTAGTCTTTGGTATGGTCAAAATCACGGACTACTACCCATAGCTGCTTCTAGTGATGCTGGTGACGTAGACGAACTATTTAACTTCATGATGACCATTGCTACAGGTCTATTTTTAATAGTTGAAGGAGTATTAGTTTACTCTCTATTCAAATTTCGTCGTCGTCAAGGAGATACTACCGATGGCCCACCAATTGAAGGTAATGTGCCTTTAGAAATCGTTTGGACAGCTATCCCTACTGTAATTGTCTTTATTTTGGCTATTTACAGTTTTGAAATTTATAACCGTATGGGGGGATTAGATCCGATGGTAGCAGGAGATCCAGGTCCCAACCAGCTAGCCCATGCTCATCACCATGCCCCTCAATTAGTAGCTTTAGACCCTCAAAAGCAAAATATCGCTTTAGGTTTGGGGGTTTCTCCAGGATCTAAACAAGGAATTGAACCTTTAGAAATCAAAGTTAATGGTATTCAATACGCCTGGGTGTTTACCTACCCTGAAAGTGGCGTAATCTCAGGAGAAATTCATGTTCCCGTCAACCGCCCTGTAGCTTTAACTATGACTGGGGGAGATGTGATTCATGCTTTTTGGCTACCTGAATTTCGCATCAAACAGGATGTTATTCCAGGTAGAGAGACTAAGTTAGTTTTTACCCCTAATAAAGTTGGGCAATATCCCGTAATTTGCGCTGAATTGTGTGGTGCATATCATGGGGGGATGAAAACTCAGCTTTATGTACAAACTCAAGAAGAATACGAGCAATGGATTCGAGACAATACCTTTGCCATGAACGAAAACACTGATCAATCTCCTGTGGCGGTTAATCCAACTAGTAATTCTCAATTTCTTGCTCCCTATGCCCAGGATCTAGGAGTAAATGCCGACACTTTAGCACAACTAAAGCCTTAA
- a CDS encoding cytochrome c oxidase subunit I — MSTTVERNVPIADTGHNQHPQRKWQDYFGFSTDHKVIGIQYLTTAFIFYLIGGALAEVMRTELATPDPDFVQPEFYNQLMTMHGSIMLFLWIIPAGAGFANYLIPLMIGAEDMAFPRLNGVAFWMIPPGGIFFLSSFFLDTGAAQAGWTSYPPLSLVASKWGEEIWILSVLLLGTSSILGAINFVTTILLMRMPDMDIHSMPLFCWAMLATSALIILGTPVLAAALILLSFDLIAGTAFFNPAGGGDPIVYQHMFWFYSHPAVYIMILPFFGAISEIIPVHARKPIFGYRAIAYSSLAISFLGLIVWAHHMFSSGTPGWLRMFFMATTMIIAVPTGIKVFSWCATIWGGKVSLNSAMLFAFGFLSSFLIGGLSGIMLASVPFDIHVHDTYFIVAHFHYVLFGGAVFGLFAAVYHWFPKMTGRMVNETWGRIHFIMTFIGFNITFLPMHPLGLQGMNRRVALYDPQFQTLNIICTIGSYVLALSTFPFLINIIWSWLKGKQAPRNPWRALTLEWQTASPPIIENFEEQPVLWAGPYDYGIDTETIDGNETVEDMLATVSAEGR; from the coding sequence ATGAGTACAACAGTCGAAAGAAATGTTCCAATTGCAGATACTGGACATAATCAACACCCTCAGAGAAAATGGCAGGATTATTTTGGGTTTAGTACTGATCATAAAGTGATCGGTATTCAATACTTAACCACTGCTTTTATTTTCTACTTAATCGGTGGCGCACTTGCAGAAGTAATGCGAACCGAACTTGCCACCCCCGACCCTGATTTTGTGCAGCCTGAGTTTTATAATCAGTTGATGACCATGCACGGGTCAATTATGTTATTTCTCTGGATTATTCCTGCGGGGGCTGGTTTTGCTAACTATTTGATTCCCCTAATGATTGGGGCGGAAGATATGGCGTTTCCCCGTCTCAATGGCGTGGCTTTTTGGATGATTCCCCCTGGAGGTATATTTTTCCTCTCTAGTTTTTTCCTGGATACAGGGGCAGCCCAAGCAGGTTGGACATCCTACCCTCCTTTGAGTTTGGTCGCTAGTAAATGGGGGGAAGAAATTTGGATTTTAAGTGTTTTACTTTTGGGAACATCATCGATTTTAGGAGCAATTAACTTTGTTACTACTATTTTGTTGATGCGGATGCCTGACATGGATATCCACAGTATGCCTTTGTTTTGTTGGGCAATGTTAGCAACTTCCGCCCTAATTATCTTAGGTACTCCCGTATTAGCAGCAGCTTTAATTCTACTTTCCTTTGACTTGATTGCTGGGACGGCATTTTTTAATCCTGCGGGGGGAGGAGATCCAATTGTCTATCAGCATATGTTCTGGTTTTACTCCCATCCTGCGGTATATATTATGATTTTGCCCTTTTTCGGCGCAATTTCAGAGATTATTCCCGTTCATGCTCGTAAACCGATCTTTGGTTATCGGGCGATCGCCTATTCGAGTTTGGCAATTAGTTTTCTCGGTCTAATTGTTTGGGCGCACCATATGTTCTCTAGTGGTACTCCTGGATGGTTACGGATGTTCTTTATGGCAACCACCATGATTATCGCTGTACCTACAGGTATTAAGGTATTTAGTTGGTGTGCGACTATTTGGGGTGGTAAAGTTAGCCTCAATAGTGCAATGTTATTCGCCTTCGGTTTTCTCTCTTCTTTCCTAATTGGTGGTTTGAGTGGCATCATGTTGGCTTCTGTGCCATTCGATATTCATGTCCACGATACCTATTTTATTGTTGCTCACTTCCACTATGTTCTTTTTGGTGGGGCGGTATTTGGTTTGTTTGCAGCCGTTTATCACTGGTTTCCCAAAATGACTGGACGCATGGTTAATGAAACCTGGGGAAGAATCCACTTTATTATGACCTTTATCGGTTTTAATATTACCTTTTTACCTATGCACCCCCTGGGCTTACAAGGAATGAACCGTCGTGTAGCTCTTTATGATCCTCAGTTTCAAACTTTGAATATTATTTGTACTATTGGGTCATATGTTCTGGCTTTATCTACCTTCCCTTTTCTCATCAATATCATTTGGAGTTGGCTAAAAGGTAAACAAGCCCCTCGTAATCCTTGGCGCGCTTTAACTTTAGAATGGCAAACTGCCTCCCCTCCCATTATCGAAAATTTTGAGGAACAACCTGTATTATGGGCAGGTCCCTATGATTACGGAATTGACACCGAAACTATCGACGGTAATGAAACTGTAGAGGATATGTTGGCGACGGTGAGTGCAGAAGGACGTTAG
- the ctaEI gene encoding cytochrome c oxidase subunit III, which translates to MQSSTVNNQSQIAIASEHEAAGHHGHPDLRMIGVYIFLIADSMTFLGFFAALLIYRATMPVWPPEGTPELELLIPIINTSILVASSFVMHRGQTALKNNDVKGLQVWFAITAAMGALFLGGQAYEYFHAEFGLTTNLFASCFYVLTGFHGLHVMTGVLLILSVLWRSRQPNHYSSNSHFGVEAAEIYWHFVDVIWLVLFVLVYLIN; encoded by the coding sequence ATGCAAAGTTCAACAGTAAATAATCAATCACAAATAGCCATTGCCTCAGAACATGAAGCAGCAGGACATCATGGACATCCCGACTTGCGCATGATTGGGGTGTATATCTTCTTAATTGCAGATAGTATGACGTTTTTGGGCTTTTTTGCAGCCTTACTTATTTATCGGGCAACTATGCCCGTTTGGCCTCCTGAAGGTACACCAGAATTGGAGTTACTCATACCAATTATTAACACTTCCATTCTAGTAGCTAGTAGTTTTGTGATGCACCGAGGACAAACCGCCTTAAAAAATAACGATGTCAAAGGTTTGCAAGTTTGGTTTGCCATTACCGCAGCTATGGGGGCACTATTTCTAGGCGGACAAGCTTATGAATATTTTCATGCAGAATTTGGTTTAACTACTAATTTGTTTGCCAGTTGTTTTTATGTCTTGACTGGTTTTCACGGTTTACACGTTATGACAGGCGTGTTATTAATTCTTTCTGTACTATGGCGATCGCGTCAACCAAATCATTACAGCAGTAATAGTCACTTTGGTGTGGAAGCAGCAGAGATTTACTGGCACTTTGTTGATGTTATTTGGTTGGTGTTATTTGTCTTGGTATATCTAATTAATTAG
- a CDS encoding putative beta-lactamase, whose translation MSKLISKLSLIAILKYIAITIGSLAILGAIAFKIYQKIIYPDSFVKDVDWYKSLAPIKGKPAKLPVATSSPIPQATLDQIATYAGKNDSYALLVLHKGEIILERYWQDFTATSTSNSMSMSKTVVALLIGIAIEEGHITSELDPVAKYIPEWSQDQRQQITIQDLLLMQSGLQNNGHRTDNLAFNLPAVLSPGEKFDYNNANTQILTEVLTRATGEKYIDYLSTRLWQPLQANDAAILLDANRPTQNPKTFCCLFATPDDWGKVGQLFVNRGRVNNQQIVPAAWLDKMVQPSPINPKYGYQIWLEAEIYPGFQQKGHPTPSFLAKDTVYLNGTSLQRVYIIPSQELVIVRIGEHSKDWDDTVIPNTLVDALN comes from the coding sequence ATGAGTAAATTAATATCAAAACTTTCCCTCATAGCTATCCTAAAATATATTGCAATTACAATTGGCAGCTTGGCAATTTTAGGGGCTATAGCATTTAAAATTTATCAGAAAATTATTTATCCTGATAGTTTCGTTAAAGATGTTGATTGGTATAAATCCTTAGCACCAATTAAAGGTAAGCCTGCTAAATTACCTGTCGCAACTTCTAGTCCTATTCCCCAGGCTACTTTGGATCAAATTGCTACTTACGCTGGCAAAAATGATTCTTATGCTTTATTGGTACTACACAAAGGCGAGATTATCTTGGAACGTTATTGGCAAGATTTTACTGCTACTTCCACTTCCAATTCCATGTCTATGTCTAAAACAGTCGTTGCTTTATTAATTGGTATTGCTATTGAAGAGGGACATATTACTTCAGAATTAGATCCTGTGGCTAAATACATTCCCGAATGGTCGCAAGATCAACGCCAGCAGATTACCATCCAAGATTTATTATTGATGCAATCAGGACTACAAAATAATGGACATAGAACTGATAATCTTGCTTTTAATCTACCTGCTGTTCTCTCTCCTGGAGAAAAGTTTGATTATAATAATGCCAATACTCAGATATTAACAGAAGTGTTAACCAGAGCGACTGGGGAAAAATATATTGATTATCTATCCACCCGTTTATGGCAACCTTTACAAGCCAACGACGCAGCTATATTATTAGATGCCAACCGCCCCACACAAAACCCGAAGACATTTTGTTGTCTGTTTGCTACCCCCGATGACTGGGGTAAAGTTGGTCAATTGTTTGTAAATCGAGGTCGAGTAAATAATCAACAAATTGTGCCTGCTGCATGGTTAGATAAAATGGTTCAACCATCCCCGATAAATCCTAAATATGGTTATCAGATTTGGCTTGAAGCTGAAATTTATCCAGGATTTCAACAAAAAGGACACCCCACCCCATCTTTTCTTGCAAAAGATACTGTTTACTTAAATGGAACATCTTTGCAGCGAGTCTATATTATTCCCAGTCAGGAATTGGTTATAGTTCGTATTGGCGAACACTCTAAAGATTGGGACGATACTGTAATTCCCAATACTTTGGTTGATGCTTTAAATTAA
- a CDS encoding response regulator receiver sensor signal transduction histidine kinase, which produces MLREQKAYNILIVDDHAADLEFISRILIKHHYNINTAIDGQDAIEKVAKYKPKLILLDIKMPRLNGFEACRQLKENPTTRDIPIILITALNDCENKLRGLEAGANDYIIKPFHEQELLARVKSHIQLFELSSRLKRKNALLKKQIDDKYETELQLLENNEKLEIINANLVIEIENRKSIEKELQQEIKERIEITYELKKSLDEKELLLKEIHHRVKNNLFIISSLLEMQGDYLDSPQIKKMVENSQNRLMSMALIHEQLYGDKGLSRIDFAQYLMVLTDNLQSSYLSKEINFTMAIAPMLLNIETATPCGLIINELITNAVEHAFPQRSQGNIFLNANKNSQGEITLIIKDDGVGFEDPQIFYQSKSLGMNLISTLVEQLEGKLEVKNNQGTEVTIIFKELEYQERI; this is translated from the coding sequence ATGTTAAGAGAGCAAAAAGCATACAATATTTTAATTGTTGATGATCATGCTGCGGATTTGGAATTTATCTCACGGATTCTAATTAAACATCATTACAATATAAATACTGCGATAGATGGGCAAGATGCCATAGAAAAGGTGGCTAAATATAAACCAAAACTGATTTTATTAGACATTAAAATGCCTCGCTTAAATGGATTTGAAGCTTGTAGGCAACTAAAAGAAAATCCAACTACTAGAGATATTCCAATAATTTTAATTACAGCTTTAAATGATTGTGAAAACAAATTAAGGGGGTTAGAAGCAGGTGCAAATGATTATATTATTAAGCCTTTTCATGAACAAGAGTTATTAGCCAGAGTTAAGTCTCATATACAATTATTCGAGCTAAGCTCTAGACTAAAAAGAAAAAATGCGTTATTAAAAAAACAGATAGATGATAAATATGAAACTGAGTTACAGCTTTTGGAAAATAATGAGAAATTAGAAATTATTAATGCTAATCTAGTTATAGAAATAGAGAATCGTAAGTCTATTGAAAAAGAATTACAACAAGAAATAAAAGAGAGAATAGAAATAACCTACGAACTGAAAAAATCTTTAGACGAAAAAGAATTATTACTCAAAGAAATTCATCATCGAGTTAAAAATAACCTATTTATTATTTCTAGTTTATTAGAAATGCAAGGGGATTACCTCGATTCACCACAAATAAAAAAAATGGTGGAAAATAGCCAAAATCGTTTGATGTCAATGGCATTAATTCATGAACAATTATATGGCGATAAAGGGTTATCTAGAATAGATTTTGCTCAATATCTGATGGTTTTAACAGATAATTTACAAAGCTCATATTTATCTAAAGAAATAAATTTTACCATGGCGATCGCGCCAATGCTATTAAATATTGAAACGGCAACCCCTTGTGGTTTAATAATTAACGAACTAATAACCAATGCTGTCGAACACGCATTTCCCCAGCGATCGCAAGGCAATATTTTTTTAAATGCCAATAAAAATAGTCAGGGTGAAATAACTCTCATAATCAAAGATGATGGTGTAGGATTTGAAGATCCTCAAATTTTCTATCAGAGTAAATCTTTAGGGATGAATTTAATTTCTACTTTAGTCGAACAACTAGAAGGAAAATTAGAAGTTAAAAACAATCAAGGAACAGAAGTTACTATAATCTTCAAAGAATTAGAGTATCAAGAAAGAATATAA
- a CDS encoding response regulator receiver modulated diguanylate cyclase/phosphodiesterase — translation MDKPKILIVEDELLIAKNTASRLESFGYEVSKIVTSGQAAIDYITSVEQPNLILMDIAIKGDLDGIETATQIKSTHDIPIIFLTAYASDDTLDRASQTGCYGYLIKPFRAKELQATIKMTLSKHQEQSAIQQALQHTVSEYSTQYDDIYKDTLTNLPNKLFLRDIFNYCLSFINDHTGGAALNGESSISDERNRISLTSPQIELVAVFNISLDRLKKISNLLTKQQQDKLVLQIVERLNSCVESFDFQGATVYLEADNYLILTAIDKRQTATNYGQIILNSFKQAFNINNQEIFLALSIGVAFYPSDNTDIEILLQQSQKAVEYARQQGSNRCQLFTFAFNISNSKSSENITMEAELHYALERKEFELYYQPKVNLNNNIIVGAEALLRWNHPVMGRISPDKFITIVEESGLIKPIGEWILHTAIRQVKSWQDNGLSSLCVGINISGFQFRQSDLFHQITQILFNTSLEPQCIELELTEKILVENIKTNIQRLQLIKKLGIKIALDDFGTGYSSLGYLQQFPFDILKIDACFIHNIDSNTVNAVITKTIIEMAHKLNLKVVAEGVETQGELNFLKEAKCDEIQGYLFSRPLNAQDFYKLAIDNLAAKNKVK, via the coding sequence ATGGATAAACCTAAAATATTGATTGTAGAAGACGAATTACTAATCGCTAAAAACACAGCTAGCAGATTAGAAAGTTTTGGTTATGAAGTATCTAAAATAGTGACTTCTGGACAAGCAGCGATCGATTATATCACTTCAGTAGAACAACCAAATTTGATTTTGATGGATATAGCTATTAAGGGTGATCTTGATGGCATTGAAACTGCAACACAAATTAAATCCACCCATGATATTCCTATTATTTTCCTAACAGCTTATGCTAGTGATGATACCTTAGATAGAGCCTCACAAACTGGTTGCTATGGTTATTTAATTAAACCTTTTCGAGCCAAAGAATTACAAGCAACAATCAAGATGACTCTTAGTAAGCATCAAGAACAATCTGCAATTCAACAAGCTTTACAACATACTGTCTCTGAATATTCCACACAATACGATGATATATATAAAGATACTCTGACTAATTTACCTAACAAGCTGTTTTTAAGAGATATCTTTAATTATTGCCTATCATTTATCAATGATCATACTGGAGGAGCAGCATTAAATGGTGAATCTAGTATATCAGATGAGAGAAATAGGATCAGCTTAACATCACCCCAAATAGAATTGGTAGCTGTTTTTAATATTAGTTTAGATAGACTAAAAAAAATTAGTAACTTATTAACTAAACAACAGCAGGATAAATTAGTTTTACAGATAGTAGAACGTTTAAATAGTTGTGTTGAGAGTTTTGATTTTCAGGGGGCGACTGTATATTTAGAAGCTGATAATTATCTAATCTTAACTGCTATAGATAAACGACAAACAGCAACTAATTATGGACAGATAATACTCAATTCCTTTAAGCAAGCTTTTAATATTAATAATCAAGAAATATTTTTAGCATTAAGTATTGGTGTTGCCTTTTATCCTTCAGATAATACAGATATTGAAATACTGTTACAGCAAAGCCAGAAAGCAGTGGAATATGCCAGACAACAAGGAAGTAACCGTTGTCAATTGTTTACCTTTGCTTTTAATATCTCCAATTCTAAATCTTCTGAGAACATCACTATGGAAGCCGAGCTTCATTATGCCTTAGAAAGGAAAGAATTTGAACTATATTATCAACCTAAAGTTAATTTAAATAATAATATAATTGTTGGGGCGGAAGCTTTATTACGCTGGAATCATCCTGTTATGGGTAGAATTTCCCCTGATAAATTTATTACCATAGTAGAAGAAAGTGGGCTTATTAAACCAATAGGGGAATGGATATTACATACTGCTATTAGGCAAGTTAAAAGTTGGCAGGATAACGGTTTAAGTTCCTTATGTGTTGGTATTAATATTTCAGGTTTTCAATTTAGACAATCAGATCTATTTCATCAAATTACTCAAATTCTATTTAATACTTCCTTAGAACCTCAATGTATAGAGTTGGAACTAACTGAAAAAATATTAGTAGAAAATATAAAAACTAATATTCAAAGGCTGCAACTAATTAAAAAATTGGGAATTAAAATAGCTCTCGATGATTTTGGGACTGGGTATTCTTCTTTGGGATATTTACAGCAATTTCCCTTCGATATTCTAAAAATTGATGCTTGCTTTATCCATAATATTGATAGTAATACTGTTAATGCTGTGATTACTAAAACTATTATTGAAATGGCACATAAACTCAATTTAAAAGTAGTAGCAGAAGGAGTGGAAACTCAAGGAGAATTGAATTTTCTCAAAGAAGCAAAATGTGACGAAATACAAGGATATTTGTTTAGTCGTCCTCTAAATGCTCAAGATTTTTATAAATTGGCTATAGATAATCTAGCTGCAAAAAATAAAGTAAAGTAG
- a CDS encoding two-component response regulator OmpR subfamily protein: MISAHISIVESNPHLRSLLGWHLQQAGYTVSQSASIQQGRDTFYRHQPALVIIDSDLPDGDGLELSHWIYQQQKSLILLLSARNNEQDIVRGLKTGADDYLTKPFGMQEFLARVETLLRRVRISNTVPLSMECKDLKIDLAQRRVQLKGNFIELTPQEFSLLYVLAQAQGNPLSRSELLERAWPEDIDNPRTVDTHVLSLRKKIELNPRQPHIIQTVRNVGYCFNPELIENTTHTSETKLTTAVVPSLPRLPSRV, from the coding sequence GTGATCTCAGCACATATATCAATAGTTGAAAGTAATCCTCACTTACGTTCACTACTAGGGTGGCATTTACAGCAAGCAGGTTACACGGTTAGCCAGTCTGCTAGTATACAGCAGGGGAGAGATACTTTTTATCGACACCAACCAGCATTAGTGATTATTGATTCCGATTTACCCGATGGAGATGGATTAGAATTATCCCATTGGATATATCAACAGCAAAAATCTTTAATCTTGTTACTTTCGGCGCGTAATAATGAACAAGATATCGTCAGGGGGTTAAAAACTGGTGCTGATGATTATCTGACAAAACCTTTCGGGATGCAGGAATTTCTAGCAAGGGTAGAAACCTTATTAAGAAGAGTTAGAATTAGTAACACTGTGCCTTTGTCGATGGAATGTAAAGATCTAAAAATCGATTTAGCGCAGCGACGAGTTCAGCTTAAAGGTAATTTTATTGAACTAACTCCACAAGAATTTAGTTTATTATATGTTTTAGCCCAAGCGCAAGGCAATCCTTTGAGTCGTTCAGAATTACTAGAACGTGCCTGGCCAGAAGATATAGATAATCCCCGTACTGTGGATACCCATGTATTATCTTTGCGTAAAAAAATAGAATTAAATCCGCGACAACCACATATTATTCAGACAGTGCGTAATGTAGGTTATTGCTTTAATCCTGAATTAATCGAAAATACTACCCATACCTCAGAAACCAAATTAACAACAGCAGTTGTACCTAGTTTACCGCGCTTACCGAGTCGAGTATAG
- a CDS encoding ABC transporter-related protein, with the protein MSDRDSNFILRLQQVSLQASLGSGFLLEDISCNIKLGAKVAIIGANGAGKTSFLRLLNRLVSPTQGTIYFQQQPQQQLTSIQLRRQIVLVTQETKLLGMKGIEALRYPLKLQQLPESEIRQRIDTWTAKLHIPSQWLEKTELQLSVGQKQLIAIARALVMHPQVLLLDEPTSALDIGMATQVLAVLQDLNQSQNLTIIIVNHQLDLIKDFCDRLIYLNAGKLEADLPATTTHWQHLQQKLLELQAQQEEEWR; encoded by the coding sequence ATGAGCGATCGCGATTCTAATTTTATTTTACGTCTACAACAGGTAAGCCTGCAAGCTTCTCTTGGGTCTGGTTTTTTACTTGAAGATATTTCTTGTAATATTAAATTGGGCGCAAAAGTTGCAATCATTGGGGCAAATGGTGCGGGTAAAACTTCTTTCCTGCGATTGTTAAACCGTTTGGTTTCTCCTACTCAAGGAACAATTTATTTTCAGCAACAACCTCAACAACAGTTAACCTCTATCCAACTGCGTCGTCAGATTGTCTTAGTTACTCAAGAAACAAAATTATTGGGTATGAAGGGTATTGAAGCTTTACGCTATCCTTTGAAGCTACAGCAGTTACCTGAGTCGGAAATTCGACAGCGAATAGATACTTGGACGGCAAAACTTCATATTCCTTCACAATGGTTAGAAAAAACTGAATTACAGTTATCTGTAGGACAAAAACAATTAATTGCGATCGCTCGTGCCTTGGTTATGCACCCTCAAGTGCTACTATTAGATGAACCTACCTCCGCTTTAGATATAGGCATGGCAACTCAGGTTCTAGCTGTACTCCAGGATTTAAACCAAAGCCAAAACCTGACGATTATTATCGTAAATCATCAATTGGATCTAATTAAAGATTTTTGCGATCGCCTTATTTATTTAAATGCAGGTAAACTAGAAGCAGATCTCCCTGCAACAACTACTCATTGGCAACATTTACAACAGAAATTATTAGAACTACAGGCTCAACAAGAAGAAGAATGGCGTTAA
- a CDS encoding von Willebrand factor type A, which yields MAETSIVGDRDYTLIIDKSGSMSITDRPGGKTRWESAQESTLALAQECEKIDSDGITVYLFSMRFRRYDNVTADKVSKIYAENEPMGRTDLASVLYDAINNYFERKAAGQAKVNGETILVITDGEPDDYKAVMRVIIDASRKIEQDQELGICLIQVGNDRKATQFLKALDDQLESAGAKFDIVDTITIDDMQGLTLAEVLLNAVTG from the coding sequence ATGGCAGAAACCTCGATCGTCGGAGATCGCGACTATACATTAATTATTGATAAAAGTGGCAGTATGTCAATTACCGATCGCCCTGGCGGTAAAACCCGTTGGGAATCTGCCCAAGAATCTACCTTAGCTTTGGCTCAAGAATGTGAAAAAATTGACTCAGACGGGATTACAGTGTATTTGTTTTCTATGCGTTTTCGCCGTTATGACAATGTTACAGCCGATAAGGTAAGTAAAATTTATGCTGAAAATGAACCGATGGGGCGCACTGATTTAGCCAGTGTTTTATATGATGCGATTAATAATTATTTTGAGCGTAAAGCAGCAGGACAAGCTAAGGTAAATGGAGAAACTATCTTAGTTATTACTGATGGTGAACCAGATGATTATAAAGCGGTAATGCGCGTCATTATAGATGCTTCTCGTAAAATTGAACAAGATCAAGAATTGGGTATTTGTTTAATTCAAGTGGGTAATGATCGCAAAGCTACTCAGTTTTTAAAGGCGTTGGATGATCAGTTGGAATCTGCTGGAGCGAAATTTGATATTGTTGATACGATTACCATAGATGATATGCAGGGTTTAACCTTGGCTGAAGTATTACTCAACGCCGTGACTGGATAA
- a CDS encoding mannose-1-phosphate guanylyltransferase: MTTQLIPIILAGGKGERFWPVSRAKRPKQFLCLDGSGKSLLQATAERLLNLAGGWQNLWVITSEIIADGVKEQLPHLPHSNILVEPQGRDTAPAVAWATLEVAKKYGGDVVVGFFPADHWIGDTIAYEKTLQAATQQAASEPSIVTLGIKPNQPATGYGYIEQGEEKNRFNDLPVFQVTRFTEKPDQITAQSFIDSGKFSWNSGMFIFRAEVVLDELEKYAPQMLQLLAQKGKDAYPHLQKESIDYALMEKTQLACVLPANFGWDDLGDWNGVERLLKGDKLNVELGTHIGQNTKNALIYTSDDDEVIVTIGLEDVVIVRDGKVTLVVNKDHTQDIKEIVKVLKDKPNFKHLL; encoded by the coding sequence ATGACAACTCAATTAATTCCGATTATCTTAGCTGGTGGAAAAGGAGAACGTTTTTGGCCCGTTAGTCGCGCAAAAAGACCTAAACAATTCTTGTGTCTTGATGGTAGCGGTAAAAGTCTACTACAAGCTACAGCCGAAAGGTTATTAAACTTAGCAGGTGGTTGGCAAAATCTCTGGGTTATTACCTCGGAAATAATTGCAGACGGAGTAAAAGAACAATTACCACATTTACCCCACTCCAATATTTTAGTTGAACCTCAAGGCAGAGATACTGCACCTGCGGTGGCTTGGGCAACTTTAGAAGTCGCTAAAAAATATGGTGGTGATGTTGTAGTTGGTTTTTTCCCTGCCGATCATTGGATTGGTGATACTATAGCTTATGAAAAGACTCTTCAAGCAGCAACTCAGCAAGCAGCCTCCGAGCCTTCAATTGTTACTTTAGGTATTAAGCCTAATCAACCAGCCACAGGTTACGGATATATAGAGCAAGGAGAAGAGAAAAACCGCTTTAATGATCTACCTGTCTTCCAAGTAACTCGTTTTACCGAAAAACCAGACCAGATAACTGCTCAATCCTTTATAGATTCAGGTAAGTTTAGTTGGAATAGTGGAATGTTTATTTTCCGTGCAGAGGTGGTGTTAGATGAATTAGAAAAATATGCACCTCAAATGCTGCAACTATTGGCACAAAAAGGTAAAGATGCCTATCCGCACCTGCAAAAAGAAAGTATTGATTATGCACTGATGGAAAAAACCCAACTCGCCTGTGTCCTACCTGCTAACTTTGGTTGGGATGATTTAGGCGACTGGAATGGGGTTGAGCGTCTGTTGAAGGGAGATAAGCTTAATGTGGAATTAGGCACACATATTGGTCAAAATACTAAAAATGCGCTGATATATACAAGTGATGATGATGAGGTGATTGTCACCATCGGTTTAGAAGATGTGGTTATTGTGCGCGATGGCAAAGTTACGCTGGTGGTTAATAAAGATCATACTCAAGATATTAAAGAGATTGTAAAAGTTTTAAAAGATAAGCCGAATTTTAAACATCTACTCTAA